Proteins co-encoded in one Corylus avellana chromosome ca9, CavTom2PMs-1.0 genomic window:
- the LOC132161979 gene encoding E3 ubiquitin-protein ligase SGR9, amyloplastic, producing MMTETTAIMAALSTLSPPHLSDLTLSILSDIRHHHHRLSAILSSPILFSLTLHHLHSLSLPHKTLLIARHLLSALRHLTRHFHPKQPPPPLPSTAVKQRDLDAVLLLLLLCEIRQHNPEALETSPTKWRETLSELWCDAMLTLSGIGFCSGSVLIPYIETAVRCWKFVSEMSYCGGDGGGKVAASPAAVVSLPSVEVRGRGVECVICKEEMREGRDVCELPCEHLFHWMCILPWLRKRNTCPCCRFPLPTDDIYGEIQRLWEVLVKMGCT from the coding sequence ATGATGACAGAAACCACCGCCATCATGGCTGCACTCTCCACTCTTTCTCCTCCCCACCTCTCAGATCTCACCCTCTCGATACTCTCAGATAtccgccaccaccaccaccgcctcTCAGCCATCCTTTCCTCCCCGATCCTCTTCTCCCTCACCCTCCACCACCTCCACTCCCTCTCCCTCCCACACAAGACTCTCCTTATTGCCCGCCACCTCCTCTCCGCCCTCCGCCATCTCACGCGCCACTTCCACCCCAAACAACCGCCACCTCCTCTACCTTCAACCGCCGTCAAACAACGAGACCTCGATGCAGTTTTACTCCTCCTCCTACTCTGCGAAATCCGACAACACAACCCAGAAGCTCTGGAAACATCTCCCACCAAATGGCGCGAAACTCTGAGCGAGCTCTGGTGTGACGCCATGCTGACGCTCTCTGGCATTGGGTTCTGTAGTGGGTCGGTCTTGATTCCGTACATTGAAACGGCGGTGAGGTGCTGGAAGTTTGTCAGCGAAATGAGTTACTGTGGCGGCGATGGCGGCGGGAAGGTGGCGGCCTCCCCGGCGGCGGTGGTGTCACTGCCGTCGGTGGAGGTGAGAGGGCGCGGAGTGGAGTGTGTGATATGTAAGGAGGAGATGAGAGAAGGGAGGGACGTGTGTGAGTTGCCATGCGAGCACTTGTTTCATTGGATGTGCATTTTGCCGTGGCTGAGGAAGAGGAACACGTGTCCCTGCTGCAGGTTTCCGCTACCCACAGACGATATCTACGGAGAGATCCAACGGCTGTGGGAGGTTCTGGTCAAGATGGGCTGTACCTGA
- the LOC132192164 gene encoding pentatricopeptide repeat-containing protein At2g37310, translating to MRITKALNIQIPTTSNGYVQRSLQSLLAANGLDYGVYGYLIQHCTDHSLVRQAKQLHARLVLFSVIPNNFLGSKLVTFYSRSNHLREARHMFDQIPCKNTFSWNALLIGYSHQNMHFDTLTLFSSLVSSSFKDVKPDCYTISCALKALSSLSFDSRLAKEVHCFVLRRGLDSDIFVVNALITYYSRCDEIGLARTVFNRMPERDIVSWNSMIAGYSQAGFYQECKELYREMLVSAGLRPNGMTIVSVLQACGQSTDLILGLEVHQLVNDCQIEIDVSVCNAIIGLYAKCGSLDYARELFEEMGERDEVTYGSIISGYMVHGFVDKAMDLFREMKNPGLSTWNAVISGLVQNNRYEGVVDLVREMQACGFKLNAVTLSSILPTISYLSNLKGGNEIHAYAVRNKYDCNIYVATAIIDTYAKLGFLHGAQRVFDQSKGRSLIIWTAIISAYAAHGDANITLCLFNEMLNNGIRPDPVTFTAVLSACAHSGVVEEAWKIFDTMFTTYGIQPSVEHYACMVGVLSRAGRLSEAAEFVFKMPIEPTAKVWGALLNGASVSGDVELGRFISDRLFEIEPENTGNYIIMANLYSQAGRWEEADKIRERMKRIGLKKIPGSSWIETSGGLQSFIARDVSNGRTEEIYEMLGGLLGLMREEGYVLRDELDEESVCS from the coding sequence ATGAGGATCACAAAGGCATTGAACATTCAAATACCAACCACCTCCAACGGCTACGTCCAACGATCCCTACAAAGCCTCTTGGCAGCCAATGGCCTCGACTACGGCGTTTATGGCTACCTCATCCAGCACTGCACCGACCACAGCCTCGTCCGCCAGGCCAAGCAGCTCCATGCCCGCCTCGTCCTCTTCTCTGTTATACCCAACAACTTCCTCGGATCAAAGCTCGTCACTTTTTACTCCAGATCAAATCACCTTCGTGAAGCCCGCCACATGTTCGATCAAATTCCCTGCAAAAACACATTCTCTTGGAACGCTTTGCTCATTGGCTACTCTCATCAGAATATGCACTTCGACACGCTGACACTTTTTTCGTCTCTGGTTTCCTCTAGTTTTAAGGATGTGAAACCGGATTGTTATACGATTTCGTGTGCTTTAAAGGCATTGTCGTCGTTGTCTTTTGATTCAAGGTTGGCCAAGGAGGTTCATTGTTTTGTTCTTCGACGTGGGTTGGACTCGGATATTTTTGTTGTCAATGCCTTGATTACGTACTACTCGAGATGTGATGAGATTGGCTTGGCGAGGACTGTGTTCAATAGGATGCCCGAGAGAGATATTGTGTCGTGGAATTCAATGATAGCAGGGTATTCTCAGGCTGGATTTTATCAGGAGTGTAAGGAATTGTATAGAGAGATGTTAGTTTCAGCGGGTTTGCGGCCCAATGGGATGACAATTGTCAGTGTCTTGCAGGCGTGTGGGCAGTCGACAGACCTTATTCTTGGCCTGGAAGTTCATCAATTAGTAAACGACTGCCAAATTGAGATTGATGTTTCGGTTTGTAATGCCATTATTGGGTTGTATGCAAAATGTGGTAGCTTGGACTATGCACGAGAATTATTTGAAGAGATGGGTGAGAGGGATGAAGTCACCTATGGATCGATAATTTCAGGTTACATGGTCCATGGTTTTGTTGACAAAGCAATGGATCTTTTCCGAGAAATGAAAAACCCTGGATTAAGTACATGGAATGCTGTGATTTCAGGTTTGGTTCAGAACAACCGGTATGAAGGAGTTGTAGATTTAGTTCGAGAAATGCAGGCATGTGGTTTTAAGTTAAATGCCGTAACACTTTCGAGTATTCTCCCTACAATTTCATACTTATCAAACCTAAAAGGGGGGAATGAAATACATGCTTACGCTGTTAGAAATAAGTATGATTGCAATATTTATGTTGCAACTGCCATTATAGATACTTATGCAAAATTAGGGTTTCTTCACGGGGCACAACGGGTTTTTGATCAATCAAAAGGTAGGAGCTTGATAATTTGGACAGCAATAATCTCAGCATATGCAGCCCATGGAGATGCTAATATTACTCTTTGTCTTTTTAACGAGATGCTAAACAATGGGATTAGGCCAGACCCGGTAACATTTACAGCCGTATTGTCAGCTTGTGCTCATTCTGGAGTGGTAGAAGAAGCTTGGAAGATCTTTGATACCATGTTTACGACGTATGGCATACAGCCATCAGTTGAGCACTATGCTTGCATGGTAGGTGTTCTTAGCCGAGCCGGGAGACTATCAGAAGCTGCAGAATTTGTCTTTAAAATGCCAATTGAACCGACTGCTAAAGTTTGGGGTGCATTGCTCAATGGGGCTTCTGTTTCTGGTGATGTTGAACTAGGTAGATTCATCAGTGATCGTTTGTTTGAGATTGAGCCTGAAAACACTGGGAATTACATTATTATGGCAAATTTGTATTCTCAAGCTGGGAGATGGGAAGAAGCTGATAAGATCAGGGAAAGGATGAAGAGGATTGGGTTGAAAAAGATCCCAGGCAGTAGTTGGATTGAAACAAGTGGAGGATTACAAAGCTTCATAGCCAGGGATGTATCAAATGGAAGAACTGAAGAGATATATGAAATGTTGGGAGGATTGCTTGGGTTAATGAGAGAGGAAGGATATGTTTTGAGGGACGAGTTAGATGAGGAAAGTGTTTGTAGTTGA
- the LOC132192332 gene encoding dirigent protein 17-like: protein MENTGTERESGSSSTEVFKLPGEPAIVINGVPDISPSDIIPAVCNTVNDAELSGNTVFGEWLEGRVVQKLFGEHYYSGMITEFDKDAGWYRVVYDDGDFEDLDWRELEEVLLPMDITVPLRSLALKTIRKNKKVVNKSGKNVTQSRNYQAKSLGSKGKKIAEHDEASLTNFNSSQQVVGGTISKDDE from the coding sequence ATGGAAAACACGGGCACAGAGCGGGAGTCAGGGTCTTCATCAACAGAGGTTTTCAAGTTACCAGGAGAGCCTGCTATAGTTATAAACGGGGTGCCTGACATATCCCCGAGCGACATCATTCCTGCTGTCTGTAACACTGTAAATGATGCAGAGTTAAGCGGGAACACTGTTTTTGGTGAATGGTTGGAAGGAAGAGTAGTTCAAAAGTTGTTTGGGGAGCATTATTATTCTGGTATGATTACCGAATTTGATAAAGATGCAGGGTGGTACAGGGTGGTGTATGACGATGGTGACTTTGAAGATCTTGACTGGCGTGAGTTGGAAGAGGTGCTCCTGCCCATGGACATAACAGTTCCACTGAGATCGTTAGCACTGAAGACTatcaggaaaaacaaaaaagttgttAATAAGTCTGGAAAAAATGTGACCCAATCTCGAAATTATCAAGCCAAAAGTTTGGGAAGTAAGGGAAAGAAGATTGCAGAGCATGACGAGGCTTCATTGACAAATTTCAATAGTTCACAGCAAGTAGTAGGTGGCACCATTTCAAAGGATGATGAATAG
- the LOC132192370 gene encoding pentatricopeptide repeat-containing protein At2g37320, with product MNGILRQSCFMKKLSCGFQTLSHPKPFNSQTRKQTPQNKRLDRALRVLDLIAPKPCVTPTRQTHLRLVQNILQTASNQDCSDDFDGSNSTVVIPDAFDEILQLSSRKNMIPKRNLQREPVGVDANVLSHAVSSYGSTRNLRAGIQYHCLAIRTGFVDNVYVGSSLISLYGKCAELENAYRVFEEMPVRNVVSWTAIISGFAQEWQVDVCLGLFHRMRNSTLEPNEFTFTSLLSACTGSGALGHGRSAHCQTVQMGFDSYVHIANALISMYCKCGAVEDALYIFGKMDGKDIVSWNSMIAGYALHGLALQAIDLFGEMKKQNAKPDAITFLGVLSSCRHAGLVKEGWFYFNWMAEHGVQPELDHYSCVVDLLGRAGLLEVALDFIKKMPIYPNAVIWGSLLSSSRLHGSVWIGIQAAENRLLLEPGCPATLVQLANLYASVGYWDRAATVRKLMKDRGLKTNPGCSWVEIKDGVYQFRVEDCSNTRLTEILAVLDILVDHMRTLGYEPDMHEEEVDNVMDPLR from the coding sequence ATGAATGGTATTCTTCGTCAAAGCTGTTTCATGAAGAAACTTTCTTGTGGTTTTCAAACACTTTCACATCCTAAACCTTTCAATTCTCAAACACGAAAGCAGACACCGCAAAACAAGAGGCTAGACAGAGCGCTGAGAGTTCTCGACCTTATCGCGCCGAAACCCTGCGTCACCCCAACTCGCCAAACCCATCTTCGTCTCGTTCAAAACATCTTACAAACAGCTTCAAACCAAGATTGTAGCGATGATTTTGATGGTTCAAATTCAACGGTTGTGATCCCAGATGCGTTCGATGAAATTCTTCAATTATCTTCTAGGAAGAATATGATTCCTAAGCGTAATTTGCAAAGGGAACCGGTGGGAGTCGACGCGAATGTTCTGTCACATGCTGTGAGTTCATACGGGTCTACGCGTAATCTGCGTGCTGGTATTCAGTATCATTGCTTAGCAATAAGAACTGGGTTCGTTGACAATGTATATGTGGGCAGTTCTTTGATAAGTCTGTATGGCAAATGCGCCGAGTTAGAGAATGCATATAGGGTTTTTGAAGAAATGCCTGTGAGAAATGTGGTGTCGTGGACAGCTATTATTTCTGGATTTGCACAAGAGTGGCAGGTTGATGTGTGTTTGGGGCTTTTCCATCGGATGAGGAATTCGACGTTGGAACCCAATGAATTTACTTTCACGAGCCTTCTGAGTGCTTGCACAGGTAGTGGAGCTCTTGGGCATGGGAGAAGTGCTCATTGTCAAACAGTTCAAATGGGTTTCGATTCGTATGTCCACATCGCTAATGCTCTCATCTCAATGTACTGCAAATGTGGGGCTGTTGAAGATGCGCTTTACATTTTTGGAAAGATGGATGGTAAAGATATTGTATCGTGGAACTCCATGATTGCAGGGTATGCCCTGCATGGGCTTGCACTGCAGGCGATTGATCTTTTCGGAGAAATGAAGAAGCAAAACGCTAAACCTGATGCCATTACTTTCCTTGGTGTCCTCTCTTCGTGTCGCCATGCAGGTCTCGTTAAAGAAGGCTGGTTCTACTTCAATTGGATGGCTGAACATGGTGTGCAACCAGAACTAGATCATTATTCATGTGTTGTTGATCTTCTTGGCCGGGCCGGACTACTAGAAGTGGCTctagattttattaaaaaaatgcctATCTATCCCAATGCTGTTATATGGGGCTCCCTGCTATCTTCTTCTAGGCTTCACGGGAGTGTCTGGATTGGCATCCAGGCTGCAGAGAACAGGCTGCTGCTGGAACCGGGTTGCCCTGCTACCCTCGTGCAGTTGGCAAATTTGTATGCCAGCGTGGGGTACTGGGATCGGGCAGCGACGGTGCGGAAATTGATGAAAGATAGAGGGCTAAAAACGAATCCAGGGTGCAGTTGGGTTGAAATAAAAGATGGTGTCTACCAATTTAGAGTAGAAGACTGTTCGAACACCAGACTGACCGAAATTCTTGCTGTTTTGGACATTTTGGTAGACCATATGAGAACTTTAGGCTATGAGCCTGATATGCATGAGGAGGAGGTTGACAATGTAATGGATCCGTTAAGGTAA
- the LOC132192052 gene encoding uncharacterized protein LOC132192052 → MSKLRLLGTALRSNITDRTVRANPGLPLLLRDSPRRFSTESEQPPQDSAVNQFLHTPDTGSVYGKLFGATRHTLKTDIVKMLDGCKLTMDDLKFDYNRIFTPMGVVVQFPSRSAFDQAMRMITRKGRLYRLERADRSQWDSLMPYNGKTVLLQGLPRNATPYDVERFMTGCAHDAGIELFLRARAESPDPIKMALVRFSSQIEAMNAFIKKNRGFCLNNQILLRVIQ, encoded by the exons ATGTCGAAGCTCAGACTTCTCGGAACCGCACTGAGATCGAACATTACGGATCGAACGGTTAGGGCAAACCCTGGCCTCCCGTTGCTTCTTCGCGATTCGCCGAGACGGTTCTCGACCGAATCGGAGCAGCCGCCCCAGGATTCGGCGGTTAATCAGTTTCTTCACACCCCAGACACAG GTTCGGTCTACGGGAAATTGTTTGGAGCTACAAGGCATACACTGAAGACAGACATTGTCAAGATGCTTGATGGGTGCAAGTTGACTATGGATGATCTGAAATTCGATTACAACCGGATCTTTACGCCTATGGGAGT GGTGGTGCAATTTCCTTCCCGTTCTGCCTTTGATCAAGCTATGAGGATGATCACAAGAAAGGGTCGATTGTACAGATTGGAGAGG GCTGATCGTTCTCAGTGGGATTCACTTATGCCCTATAATGGAAAAACT GTTTTACTGCAAGGACTCCCTCGAAATGCTACTCCTTATGATGTGGAACGATTCATGACTGGCTGTGCACATGATGCAGGCATTGAGTTGTTTCTAAG AGCTAGAGCTGAATCCCCAGATCCCATTAAAATGGCATTGGTACGCTTTTCTTCACAGATTGAAGCAATGAATGCATTTATCAAGAAGAATAGAGGCTTCTGTCTCAATAATCAAATCTTGTTGCGGGTTATCCAGTAA
- the LOC132192085 gene encoding protein ALUMINUM SENSITIVE 3 gives MIQSQKHLFSSSQLTSYNHHHANSHRSTKPLPPIVWALQLAFWGAFTMDFSWLLDFSKGMVKPAAATAVVLMAVLLSYFQKLGLEGEMVYSILRAFIQLSVIGFVLQFIFSQENIGWIILAYLFMVSVAGYTAGQRAKHVPRGKYVAGASILAGTAVTMFLLVALNVFPFTPRYIIPVAGMMVGNAMTVTGVTMKRLRDDIRTQMNLVETALALGATPRQATLQQVKRALVISLSPVLDNAKTVGLISLPGAMTGLIMGGASPLEAIQLQIVVMNMLIGASTVSSIMSTYLCWPAFFTNAFQLETKVFSAE, from the exons ATGATTCAGTCTCAGAAGCACCTTTTTTCCTCGAGCCAACTTACCTCTTATAATCACCACCACGCAAATTCTCACAGAAGCACCAAACCATTGCCACCGATTGTTTGGGCTCTGCAACTTGCTTTCTGGGGAGCTTTCACAATGGATTTCTCATGGCTGCTCGACTTTTCCAAGGGCATGGTGAAGCCGGCGGCTGCCACCGCGGTGGTGCTCATGGCCGTGCTCCTTTCCTACTTTCAGAAGTTGGGTTTGGAGGGAGAGATGGTTTACTCGATTCTCAGGGCCTTTATTCAGCTCTCTGTTATTGGGTTTGTTCTGCAGTTCATTTTCAGCCAGGAGAATATTGGGTGGATCATTCTCGCCTACCTTTTCATG GTCTCTGTTGCAGGCTATACTGCCGGTCAACGAGCTAAACATGTCCCACGAGGGAAGTATGTTGCCGGAGCTTCCATTCTGGCTGGAACTGCAGTGACTATGTTCCTGCTGGTTGCACTAAATGTCTTTCCTTTCACTCCACGATACATCATCCCTGTCGCAGGTATGATGGTTGGGAATGCAATGACAGTGACTGGGGTAACCATGAAAAGGCTTCGAGATGATATCAGAACACAAATGAACCTG GTGGAGACAGCATTGGCTCTTGGAGCAACCCCGCGGCAAGCAACACTGCAGCAAGTAAAAAGGGCTCTGGTTATTTCACTCTCTCCGGTGTTGGACAATGCAAAAACTGTGGGTCTCATCTCACTTCCTGGTGCAATGACTGGGCTTATAATGGGAGGAGCTTCCCCTCTGGAGGCCATTCAGCTGCAGATTGTGGTAATGAACATGCTTATTGGTGCATCAACAGTTAGCAGCATCATGTCTACATACCTTTGTTGGCCTGCCTTCTTCACCAATGCTTTCCAGCTAGAAACCAAGGTCTTTTCTGCAGAATGA
- the LOC132162106 gene encoding pathogenesis-related protein 1C, translating into MPQARVLLAIIFSTALLLLAASAKQSSEWKKPNTQQPETTHSALSKRFGRRLAGFNPNITTTTPNQRFLSQYHYHHHHHHLLSPRREFLLAHNQVRKHFNEPILKWSRKLTRYARRWANKRFLDCQMIHSYGPYGENLFWGKYDHWTATEAVQSWIREHRYYNPHTNTCAPGQMCGHYTQVVWRDSTRIGCVRKKCLNGGLFVICVYDPPGNYINESPFGSLTSTP; encoded by the coding sequence ATGCCGCAAGCACGAGTCCTCCTCGCCATAATTTTCTCCACCGCCCTTCTCCTCCTGGCCGCCTCGGCGAAACAAAGCTCAGAATGGAAGAAACCCAACACCCAACAACCCGAAACCACCCACAGCGCACTGAGTAAGAGATTCGGTCGCCGATTGGCGGGATTCAATCCCAacataacaacaacaacacccAACCAACGCTTTCTATCGCAGTATcactaccaccaccaccaccaccacctcctctcGCCACGGCGGGAGTTCCTCCTCGCCCACAACCAGGTGAGGAAGCATTTCAACGAGCCGATCCTGAAATGGAGCAGGAAGCTCACCCGCTACGCTCGCCGATGGGCCAACAAGCGCTTCCTGGACTGCCAGATGATCCATTCCTACGGCCCCTACGGCGAGAACCTGTTCTGGGGGAAGTACGACCACTGGACGGCGACGGAGGCGGTGCAGTCGTGGATTAGGGAGCACAGGTATTACAATCCTCATACGAACACGTGCGCTCCGGGCCAAATGTGCGGCCACTACACGCAGGTTGTGTGGAGGGACTCGACGCGGATAGGATGCGTGCGCAAGAAGTGTTTGAACGGAGGTCTGTTTGTAATTTGTGTGTATGATCCGCCTGGAAATTACATTAACGAGAGCCCATTTGGATCGTTGACAAGTACACCATAa